A genomic window from Engraulis encrasicolus isolate BLACKSEA-1 chromosome 14, IST_EnEncr_1.0, whole genome shotgun sequence includes:
- the errfi1a gene encoding ERBB receptor feedback inhibitor 1a isoform X1, whose protein sequence is MYLCGGKLGDPKCFLALMRPDCSWSMSTAGLTAQEVCLPSQALFLRGSHCHSMAGTKPSWNHHHDFDNLYFSMDSAVDYGLPTTHQPLSPSSVEKPRSTLSRGSPLVAKLPPKKFRPSALALALSSSSEPLTPSPVEDDPFQRLSVCDRVSPPLTPSRVAKPLPPLPSNTSSSLLDHLSSSTEQVQDIFFAADESCRLVPDAPSSSGSVAPSPFRYGMPGRQSCRGRGMINYAYHDGPTPPVQQQQKQPQPLQPQPQPPQSPQPPQSQHPQQPQLQQHPHPHHHHQHPQHQHQHQHQPQQRRQEKELSERHQQHHTPHQHQHHHPPHHHHHHHHQQQQQQQQQPSQDHAAVQDRAVAVRKLRRSHSGPAGSFNKPTSLRLSCHHRNATTNHGCQQDAAAIMDKPEIPPRAPIPPRPAKTADYRRWSAEVSSGAYSDEDRPPKVPPREPLSSTGTGSARTPSPKCLPTYVNGIMPPTQSFAPDPKYVSRGGLQRQNSEGSPCILPVMENGCKASNTHYFLLPQRPPYLDKLEKFLTDGSASRRGGGGGGGTATVASISSSSRPNGDDQTNKRRTPPIDLV, encoded by the exons AT GTACCTTTGTGGCGGCAAGCTTGGCGACCCCAAGTGTTTCCTGGCTTTGATGCGACCCGATTGCAGCTGGAGTATGTCCACTGCAGGCCTGACGGCGCAGGAAGTCTGTTTACCCTCGCAAGCACTCTTCCTGCGGGGCAGCCACTGTCACAGCATGGCCGGAACCAAGCCTTCCTGGAACCACCACCATGACTTCGATAA TCTGTATTTCAGCATGGACAGCGCGGTGGATTACGGCTTACCAACAACACACcagcctctctccccctcctctgtaGAAA AACCACGATCGACCCTGTCCCGGGGCAGCCCTTTAGTCGCGAAGCTTCCCCCCAAGAAGTTCCGTCCCtcagccctggccctggccctgtcgTCCAGCAGCGAGCCCCTGACGCCCAGCCCCGTGGAGGACGACCCCTTCCAGCGCCTGTCGGTGTGCGACCGCGTCAGCCCTCCGCTCACCCCTAGCCGGGTGGCCAAGCCCCTGCCCCCTCTTCcctccaacacctcctcctccctcctggaCCACCTGTCCTCCTCCACTGAGCAGGTCCAGGACATCTTCTTCGCCGCGGACGAGAGCTGCAGGCTGGTGCCGGACGCGCCGTCGTCATCGGGTAGCGTGGCGCCCTCGCCGTTCCGCTACGGCATGCCGGGCCGGCAGAGTTGTAGAGGGCGGGGGATGATTAACTACGCCTACCATGACGGGCCCACGCCaccggtgcagcagcagcagaagcaaccCCAGccgctccagccccagccccagccccctcaGTCACCCCAGCCCCCTCAGTCACAGCATCCAcagcagccccagctccagcaacatccacatccacatcaccaccaccagcatccccagcatcagcatcagcatcagcaccagccgcAGCAGAGACGGCAGGAGAAGGAACTTTCTGAACGGCATCAGCAGCATCATACtccacaccagcaccagcaccatcacccaccccaccaccaccaccaccaccaccaccagcaacagcaacagcagcagcagcagccctcgcAGGACCATGCTGCTGTGCAAGACCGCGCCGTAGCCGTGAGGAAACTACGCCGCTCCCACTCGGGTCCGGCCGGCTCCTTCAACAAGCCCACATCGCTGCGCCTGTCCTGCCACCATCGTAACGCCACCACCAACCACGGCTGCCAGCAGGACGCTGCCGCCATCATGGACAAACCCGAGATCCCCCCGCGCGCCCCCATCCCGCCCCGGCCCGCCAAGACCGCCGACTACCGCCGCTGGTCGGCCGAGGTGTCCTCGGGGGCGTACAGTGACGAGGACCGACCCCCCAAGGTGCCGCCGCGAGAGCCCCTGTCCAGCACCGGCACCGGCAGCGCCCGCACCCCCAGCCCCAAATGCCTCCCCACCTACGTCAACGGCATCATGCCGCCCACGCAGAGCTTCGCGCCCGACCCCAAGTACGTGAGCCGCGGCGGGCTCCAGCGGCAGAACAGCGAGGGCTCGCCGTGCATCCTGCCGGTCATGGAGAACGGCTGCAAGGCCAGCAACACGCACTACTTCCTGCTGCCCCAGCGGCCCCCTTACCTGGACAAGCTGGAGAAGTTCCTCACGGACGGCTCGGCCAGCCgccgaggaggtggaggaggaggtgggacggCCACAGTAGcctcaatctcctcctcctcaaggcCAAACGGGGACGATCAAACCAACAAACGAAGGACGCCGCCTATCGACCTGGTGTAA
- the errfi1a gene encoding ERBB receptor feedback inhibitor 1a isoform X2, with translation MRPDCSWSMSTAGLTAQEVCLPSQALFLRGSHCHSMAGTKPSWNHHHDFDNLYFSMDSAVDYGLPTTHQPLSPSSVEKPRSTLSRGSPLVAKLPPKKFRPSALALALSSSSEPLTPSPVEDDPFQRLSVCDRVSPPLTPSRVAKPLPPLPSNTSSSLLDHLSSSTEQVQDIFFAADESCRLVPDAPSSSGSVAPSPFRYGMPGRQSCRGRGMINYAYHDGPTPPVQQQQKQPQPLQPQPQPPQSPQPPQSQHPQQPQLQQHPHPHHHHQHPQHQHQHQHQPQQRRQEKELSERHQQHHTPHQHQHHHPPHHHHHHHHQQQQQQQQQPSQDHAAVQDRAVAVRKLRRSHSGPAGSFNKPTSLRLSCHHRNATTNHGCQQDAAAIMDKPEIPPRAPIPPRPAKTADYRRWSAEVSSGAYSDEDRPPKVPPREPLSSTGTGSARTPSPKCLPTYVNGIMPPTQSFAPDPKYVSRGGLQRQNSEGSPCILPVMENGCKASNTHYFLLPQRPPYLDKLEKFLTDGSASRRGGGGGGGTATVASISSSSRPNGDDQTNKRRTPPIDLV, from the exons ATGCGACCCGATTGCAGCTGGAGTATGTCCACTGCAGGCCTGACGGCGCAGGAAGTCTGTTTACCCTCGCAAGCACTCTTCCTGCGGGGCAGCCACTGTCACAGCATGGCCGGAACCAAGCCTTCCTGGAACCACCACCATGACTTCGATAA TCTGTATTTCAGCATGGACAGCGCGGTGGATTACGGCTTACCAACAACACACcagcctctctccccctcctctgtaGAAA AACCACGATCGACCCTGTCCCGGGGCAGCCCTTTAGTCGCGAAGCTTCCCCCCAAGAAGTTCCGTCCCtcagccctggccctggccctgtcgTCCAGCAGCGAGCCCCTGACGCCCAGCCCCGTGGAGGACGACCCCTTCCAGCGCCTGTCGGTGTGCGACCGCGTCAGCCCTCCGCTCACCCCTAGCCGGGTGGCCAAGCCCCTGCCCCCTCTTCcctccaacacctcctcctccctcctggaCCACCTGTCCTCCTCCACTGAGCAGGTCCAGGACATCTTCTTCGCCGCGGACGAGAGCTGCAGGCTGGTGCCGGACGCGCCGTCGTCATCGGGTAGCGTGGCGCCCTCGCCGTTCCGCTACGGCATGCCGGGCCGGCAGAGTTGTAGAGGGCGGGGGATGATTAACTACGCCTACCATGACGGGCCCACGCCaccggtgcagcagcagcagaagcaaccCCAGccgctccagccccagccccagccccctcaGTCACCCCAGCCCCCTCAGTCACAGCATCCAcagcagccccagctccagcaacatccacatccacatcaccaccaccagcatccccagcatcagcatcagcatcagcaccagccgcAGCAGAGACGGCAGGAGAAGGAACTTTCTGAACGGCATCAGCAGCATCATACtccacaccagcaccagcaccatcacccaccccaccaccaccaccaccaccaccaccagcaacagcaacagcagcagcagcagccctcgcAGGACCATGCTGCTGTGCAAGACCGCGCCGTAGCCGTGAGGAAACTACGCCGCTCCCACTCGGGTCCGGCCGGCTCCTTCAACAAGCCCACATCGCTGCGCCTGTCCTGCCACCATCGTAACGCCACCACCAACCACGGCTGCCAGCAGGACGCTGCCGCCATCATGGACAAACCCGAGATCCCCCCGCGCGCCCCCATCCCGCCCCGGCCCGCCAAGACCGCCGACTACCGCCGCTGGTCGGCCGAGGTGTCCTCGGGGGCGTACAGTGACGAGGACCGACCCCCCAAGGTGCCGCCGCGAGAGCCCCTGTCCAGCACCGGCACCGGCAGCGCCCGCACCCCCAGCCCCAAATGCCTCCCCACCTACGTCAACGGCATCATGCCGCCCACGCAGAGCTTCGCGCCCGACCCCAAGTACGTGAGCCGCGGCGGGCTCCAGCGGCAGAACAGCGAGGGCTCGCCGTGCATCCTGCCGGTCATGGAGAACGGCTGCAAGGCCAGCAACACGCACTACTTCCTGCTGCCCCAGCGGCCCCCTTACCTGGACAAGCTGGAGAAGTTCCTCACGGACGGCTCGGCCAGCCgccgaggaggtggaggaggaggtgggacggCCACAGTAGcctcaatctcctcctcctcaaggcCAAACGGGGACGATCAAACCAACAAACGAAGGACGCCGCCTATCGACCTGGTGTAA